From Stenotrophomonas sp. SAU14A_NAIMI4_8:
GAAGCTGTACGACGGCTGGGCGGGGTTGATGCCTGCCGCGCTGCGCGCCAACGAAGCCACCGTGGTGCTGGCCATCAATGAAAACGCGCAGGTGGATGCACTGGCGCGTCTGCTGCACCGCCTGCGCCGCGAGCGCGGCGATGCGCTGAAGCTGGTGGTGCGCGAGCTGCAGCCCTGCCTGCGCTATGCCGACGAACGCCTGCTGCTGCAGTGTGGCGGCAGCCTGGTGGTGCCGGCGCACACGCCGCTGCCGCGCCTGCTGACCCTGCTCGATGCCGTGCAGCGCCAGCGCTGGCAGGGGCAACTGGCCGATGACCCGGAACCGCTGATCCGCTCGCACCGGCCGCCGCCGATCAGTGGCCTGGTCAGCGTTGCCCGCTTCCGCCAGATTGCCGGCGAGCGCATCGATCTGGATGGCAGTGCCGTGGAAAGTGCGGTGCTGGCGCTGCAGCCGGTGGCCGGCCTGCGCGCCGAACAGACCCTGCAGCAGCTGCGCATCCGTCGCCAGGGCGACGTGGTCTGCGTGTACCGCGGCCAGGTGCGCCTGTTCCTGTTCGGCTGTCGCCGCGATGCCATCGAGCAGGCGCTGTCCAATCTATTCCGACTGCCGTGGCGCGAACTGTTCGACGGCTACCAGCGCCTGGCCGAGTACGACCTGGCCTCGATGAATGCCACCGGCAGCGACCCCGAGACCGAACCGTTGCCGCCCCCTGACACCACGCCCGAGGCGGCGCCGGTGCAGGTGGCGACGTTTGCTGAACCGAAGCCACTGCGGCTGGGAGAGGATGCATGACCACCGACCAGCAGCTGTGGACGTTGATCGTTGCCTGCGCGGTACTGATGATTCCCTTTGGCGCCATGCTGGGCGCGCTCTGGCGCATGGCACGCCGCGCCGTGCAGCGCCTGCTGCCGCCGCGCCAGCTGCGCCGCGTGGGCGTGCGCCAGCGTGCACCGCGGAGGCCTGCATGAGCCCACAGCCGTTGCCCGCTTCGCCCTTCGCCTGGGCCGACCTGCGCGGTTGGAACCTGTATTTCCTGTCCAAGGTGGCGCTGGCTTGGATGGGCGCGCTGAACCTGAAGCTGCTGCCCAACCTGCTGTTCCTGGCCGCGCTGCTGGTGCCGCTGCGCTGGCGCTGGGCGCGCATCGCGCGCACGGTGGTGGCGGTGCCGGTGGGCGTGGCCCTGTATTACCAGGACACCTGGTGGCCGCCGTTCCAGCGCCTGCTGGCGCAGCCGGGCGTGCTCGATTTTTCCGCTGACTACTGGCTGGAACTGGCGCAGCGTTTCATCAACTGGCAGATGGTGGCGGTGCTGTCGCTGCTGGTGGTGGGCTACGTGCTGCTGAAACCATGGCTGCGGGTGACCACGCTGAGCGTGCTGGGCATGCTCGGCATGGCCGTGCTGGCCCTGCCATTGCCGGCGGGCTGGGGTTGGGGGCAGGGGCAGGCCGTGGCGGCCACCGGCACCGGCGGCGCAGCCACGCGCGCGCTGGCACCGGCCAGCAACGATACGCTCAACGCCTGGCTGGCCAGCTTCTACCAGCAGCAGGCCACGCTGGAGACCACGTTCCCGGCGCCGGCCAGCGGTGCACCGTTCGACGTCATCATCCTCAACATCTGCTCGCTGGCCTGGAGCGATCTGGATGAAGTTGGCCTGCGCCAGAACAACCTGCTGGACCACATGGACGTGGTGTTCGACGATTTCAATTCGGCCACCGCCTACAGCGGCCCGGCGGCGATCCGCCTGCTGCGCGCCAGCTGCGGCCAGACCTCGCATACCGCGCTGTTCGACCCGGTGCCGGCCGAATGCCAGTTGTTCTCCAACCTGCAGCGGCTGGGCTTCCAGAGCGAACTGGCGATGAACCACGACGGCCACTTCGATGATTTCATCGGTGAACTGTCGCGCTACGGTGGCCTGCAGGCCAAGCCGATGGATATCAGCGGCTTCCCGCGCGCGCTGGTGGCGTTCGACAAGTCGCCGCTGCGCCGCGATGGCGACGTGCTGATGGGCTGGCTGAAACAGCGCCAGGCCGAATCCAGCCCGCAGGTGGCCCTGTTCTACAACACCATCTCGCTGCACGACGGCAACCGCATCGTCGGCGCCGATGGCCGTGCCGCCGCCGCCGATTACAAGGCGCGCGCGAACATGGTGCTGGGCGACATGGCCGGTTTCGTCGATGCGGTGGAAAAGAGCGGGCGCCGCGCGATGATCGTGGTCGTGCCCGAGCACGGCGCAGCGCTGCACGGCGATCGCATGCAGATTCCGGGCATGCGCGAGATTCCCAGCCCGTCCATCACCCATGTGCCGGTGGGGGTGAAGCTGGTCGGCATGGGCGCACCGGCCGCCGGTGGCCCGCGCCACGTGCCCGAACCCAGCAGTTTCCTCGCCATTTCCGAACTGGTGTCGCGCGTGTACGCGTTGAATGCGCAGTCGCCGCCGGCTGATCGGGACTGGAACAGCCTGCTGCAGGGCCTGCCGCAGACCCCCTCGGTTTCGGAAAACGAAGGCGCCAAGGTCATCGATTACGACGGCAAGCCGTGGCTGCAGCTGCAGGGCAGCCAGACCTGGAGCCCCTACCCGGAGGACAAGCGCTGATGGCCGACATCCTGGCGGTGCCTGCCACCCTGTCGGTGGAAGAGGACGACATCGACCTGCTGCGCCGCAGCCTGGCGATGCCGGACATGCGGTACGTGGATTTTTCCGCGAACAACGAACGCGCCCAGGCACTGGCGCGCTGGCCGCTGCTGGCCGAGCTGGAGCGCCTGCCATGACGTTGACCCTGTCACTGCAGGGCGTGCGCGGCGGCACCGGGGTGACCACGGTGCTGGCGGCACTGGGCCAGGCCCTGTATGCGCAGGGCCAGCGTGTACTGCTGGTGGAAATGAGTCCGGACCAGATGCTGGGCCTGCACCTGGGCCTGGCCGCCGGCGAGCGCGCCGGCTGGGCCCGCGCCCAGCTGGACGGCGCCGACTGGCGCGCGGCGGCATTTGCCTGCGCGCCCGGGCTGGCCGTGCTGCCCTATGGCCAGGTCGATGCCAGCGAAGCCCTGCAGCTGGAGCACGCGTTGGCGGCAGCGCCGCAGACCTGGGCCGAGCGCCTGCCCACGCTGTCGGCACAGTTCGACTGCGTGCTGTTCGATCTGCCGCAGCGCCTGCCCGCGCATGTGGCGGCCATCAATTCCTACGGTGGGTGCCGCCTGCCGTTGCGGCTGGCCTGCGTGGACCCGGCCAGCCACGTGCAGCTGCACCGCCAGCGCGAGGATGACCGGCGCCTGCTGGTGAACCGCTACGACCCGGCCGTGCAGGTGCAGCGCGACCTGATGCAGCTGTGGCTGCACAGCTATGGCGCCGGCCTGCTGCCGCAGCCGCTGCACGAGGATGCGCAGGTGCCGGCGGCGCTGGCCAGCAAGCAGCCGTTGGGCCAGCACGCAGCCGATTCGCTGGCCGCCGCCGATGTGCAGGGGCTGGCCCTGTGGTGCCTGGCGGAAGCGGCGCGCCTGCAACGGGCGGAGGCTGGCCGGCGATGATGAGCCAGCGGGTCTATTACCTGGACTGGGGGCGGCTGCGCCACCGCGTGCATGCGGCCTGGCCGACCCGCGCGGTGCTGTGGCTGCTGCAGGCCCTGGGCTGGGCGCTGCTGCGCCTGGAAGGACCCGCCTGGCAGGGCCTGGCACCGCGGCTGCGTGCCGCGTTCCCGCAGCTGCAGGGCGACCGCCGCTGGCGCCCGGGTGATCCGATCCGTCTGCTGGTGCAGGCGCTGTGGCTGTCGGTGGTGCGCCTGGTGCCGCGCCGATCGCTGCGCCGGCAGCGGCTGGCGCGCGCACGCCAGCAGCGCATCGCCGAACTGCGCGGCGCGGCCGGTCGCGGCCACGTGCGCTACCTGCGCACCATGCGCGATGCCCCCAAGGATGTGTGGAACAGCCGGTTCATGGCCTGGGCCGGCGAGCGCGTGCGCGCCCTGTCGCCGCGCGCGCGGCGCTGGGCGACGGCCGCCATCGGTGTTGCCACCCTGGGCCTGGCGCTGCTGTGCGTCACCCAGCCCTTCAGCTACCTGGCGCAGTTCGTGTTCGTGCTGCTGCTGTGGGCCATCGCCTTGCTGGTGCGGCGCATGCAGGGGCGCTACGCCACCCTGGTGCTGGTGGTGCTGTCGATCACCGTGTCCTGCCGTTACCTGTGGTGGCGCTACACCGCCACGTTGAACTGGAACAGCACCTTCGACCTGGTCTGTGGCCTGATCCTGCTGGCCGCCGAAACCTATTCCTGGCTGGTGCTGATGCTGGGCTACGTGCAGGTGGCCTGGCCCCTGCGACGGCGCCCGGCGCCGCTGCCGGCCGACGTGCGGCAGTGGCCCACCGTCGATGTGCTCATTCCCACCTACAACGAAGACCTGTCGCTGGTGCGGCATACGGTCTACGCCGCCATGGGCCTGGACTGGCCGGCCGACAAGCTGCGCATCCATATCCTGGACGACGGTAAGCGCGAGGAATTCCGCGCATTTGCCGAACAGACCGGGGTGAACTACATCACCCGCACCGACAATCGCCACGCCAAGGCCGGCAACCTGAACCATGCGCTGACCCTGATCGACGGTGAGCTGGTGGCCATCTTCGACTGCGACCACCTGCCGGTGCGTTCGTTCCTGCAGGTCACCTGCGGCTGGTTCGGTCGCGACCCGAAACTGGCGCTGGTGCAGACCCCGCACCACTTCTT
This genomic window contains:
- a CDS encoding BcsE family c-di-GMP-binding protein, whose product is MTPPRLAVADVAAEFVEMRPGGVYWAVAAGSAPADLLGAGTLAAAADLDEALLVTLGRTVEPLLALLQPDQGPARVRLFQRSHPGMQQALRSLPGDLPRASSAATALSIVQFPVAALDGWDDARLARWCQQLQQWAQRAGQVLLLLCHGEVATLAPRLLPLNRSCAGVAQLHPHRGALQLLLHYWANSHGVVAQRAFAVEAVGNQLQRIADDQTDAVSVAGDGGSDCDLFLAQADVLEGAPPLSSAWKLYDGWAGLMPAALRANEATVVLAINENAQVDALARLLHRLRRERGDALKLVVRELQPCLRYADERLLLQCGGSLVVPAHTPLPRLLTLLDAVQRQRWQGQLADDPEPLIRSHRPPPISGLVSVARFRQIAGERIDLDGSAVESAVLALQPVAGLRAEQTLQQLRIRRQGDVVCVYRGQVRLFLFGCRRDAIEQALSNLFRLPWRELFDGYQRLAEYDLASMNATGSDPETEPLPPPDTTPEAAPVQVATFAEPKPLRLGEDA
- the bcsF gene encoding cellulose biosynthesis protein BcsF → MTTDQQLWTLIVACAVLMIPFGAMLGALWRMARRAVQRLLPPRQLRRVGVRQRAPRRPA
- the bcsG gene encoding cellulose biosynthesis protein BcsG is translated as MSPQPLPASPFAWADLRGWNLYFLSKVALAWMGALNLKLLPNLLFLAALLVPLRWRWARIARTVVAVPVGVALYYQDTWWPPFQRLLAQPGVLDFSADYWLELAQRFINWQMVAVLSLLVVGYVLLKPWLRVTTLSVLGMLGMAVLALPLPAGWGWGQGQAVAATGTGGAATRALAPASNDTLNAWLASFYQQQATLETTFPAPASGAPFDVIILNICSLAWSDLDEVGLRQNNLLDHMDVVFDDFNSATAYSGPAAIRLLRASCGQTSHTALFDPVPAECQLFSNLQRLGFQSELAMNHDGHFDDFIGELSRYGGLQAKPMDISGFPRALVAFDKSPLRRDGDVLMGWLKQRQAESSPQVALFYNTISLHDGNRIVGADGRAAAADYKARANMVLGDMAGFVDAVEKSGRRAMIVVVPEHGAALHGDRMQIPGMREIPSPSITHVPVGVKLVGMGAPAAGGPRHVPEPSSFLAISELVSRVYALNAQSPPADRDWNSLLQGLPQTPSVSENEGAKVIDYDGKPWLQLQGSQTWSPYPEDKR
- the bcsR gene encoding cellulose biosynthesis protein BcsR; the encoded protein is MADILAVPATLSVEEDDIDLLRRSLAMPDMRYVDFSANNERAQALARWPLLAELERLP
- the bcsQ gene encoding cellulose biosynthesis protein BcsQ; its protein translation is MTLTLSLQGVRGGTGVTTVLAALGQALYAQGQRVLLVEMSPDQMLGLHLGLAAGERAGWARAQLDGADWRAAAFACAPGLAVLPYGQVDASEALQLEHALAAAPQTWAERLPTLSAQFDCVLFDLPQRLPAHVAAINSYGGCRLPLRLACVDPASHVQLHRQREDDRRLLVNRYDPAVQVQRDLMQLWLHSYGAGLLPQPLHEDAQVPAALASKQPLGQHAADSLAAADVQGLALWCLAEAARLQRAEAGRR